DNA from Conexivisphaera calida:
GATAACCGGCAAGGAGGGATCCTTCCACACGAGGGCGATGCTCGCCTACGGGACCAAGGTCGTGGCCGGCGTGACCCCCGGCAAGGGAGGCACGAAGTTCGAGGGGGTCCCGGTCTACGACTCGATGAGGGACGCGGCGAGGGAGCACCCGGCCGCCGACACGTCAGTGATATTCGTGCCCGCCCGCTTCGCCTCCGACGCGCTCTACGAGGCGGTGGAGGCCGGGATGAGGAACGTGGTCGTGATAACGGAGCACATACCGCTCCACGACGAGCTGCGCGCGGTGAACTTCGCCAGGGCGAACGGGGTCCACGTCGTGGGACCGAACTGCCCCGGAGTCATAGCCCCCAGCCAGAAGGTGAAGGTCGGGATAATACCCGCGTCCGTGGCGGCGCCCGGGAAGATAGGGATAGTCTCCAGGAGCGGGACGCTCACCTACGAGATAGCGAACCAGCTCTCGAAGGCCGGCCTCGGGGTCTCCACCGCGGTCGGGATAGGCGGCGATCCGATAATCGGGATGTCGTTCGTGGAGGTCCTGGCGATGTTCAGGGACGACCCGGAGACGAAGGGGGTGGTTATAATCGGCGAGATAGGCGGCAGCATGGAGGAGGACGCGGCGAAGTTCATAGGATCCGGGGGCCTCGGGAAGCCGGCCGTGGCGTACGTGGCCGGGAGGACCGCGCCGCCGGGGAAGAGGATGGGACACGCCGGGGCGATAATATCGATGGGAGTCGGCACTGCGGAGAGCAAGGTGAAGGCTTTCCAGGCCGCGTCCGTGCCGGTCGCGGACAGGCCGTCCGACGTCACGGAACTCATGAAGAAGGCGCTCTCCCGCGCCTGATCCACGCCCATTTCCCGATTTTTCCGTTTAATTTCCATCCATCTCCTCATTTTACCAGCTAGAGCTCTGGATATGCCCCTTTTCGTCGATTTCTATGCGCAGGTCTTTTCTGCGCGCAGTAATCGTTAATTATAGTTCGTGCGGAGGCATCGAACGTGAGCGCACCCCCTCCGGTGCTCCAGGGACTCGACCTGTCGTTCTCGGTGGGCCAGCGCTTGATATTCGACGGGGTGAGCGTCGAGACGCACAAGAACGAGCTCGTGTCCATAGTGGGCCCCTCGGGCGTCGGGAAGTCCACGCTCCTCAGGGTCCTGGGGATGTTCATAAAGCCGGCGAGGGGGCGCGTCCTCCTCCACGGCGAGGAGATAACCGAGCCAACGCCCAAGATATCGCTGATCCACCAGTCGATAGCCACCTTCCCGTGGATGACCGCCCTGGAGAACGTGAAGCTCGCGCTGGTGGGAAGGGGGCTCTCGAAGGAGGAGATGGACGAGATGGCGGAGCGCGCCCTGGAGGTCGTCGGGCTGAGGGGGTTCGAGAACCTGTACCCGAAGGAGATGAGCGGCGGCATGAGGCAGAGGGTCGCGATAGCCAGGGCGCTGGCCGCGGATCCGTACGTGCTGCTCATGGACGAGCCGTTCGTGCACCTCGACGAGCTGACGGCCGAGAGGCTCAGGCGCGAGATATACTCCATGATATTCAACGAGCAGACGACCCTGGAGTCCGTGGTGCTGGTGTCGCACAACCTGAACGAGGTCGTGGAGCTGGCCGACAGGATCTACGTGATGAGGGGATCCCCCGCGAAAATAGTGGGGGAGATAATGGTGGAGCTGGAGAGGCCCCGCAACCAGTACGATCCCATGTTCAGCGAGTACGTGAACAAGGTGTACTCGATGCTCTCCATAGGTGAGTGAGATGTACGGGGGGCTCCTGATAGCCGCGGCGGCGCTCGCGACTTTCGCGCGCGTGCTGGCGATGATGGGGCTCTCGATAGTCACCGGCTGGCTCCTCGGCTACGCGTCGCTCAAGAGCAAGGGGTTCGAGTCCGCCTACATACCGGCAATAGCCGTCCTGGAGTCCGTCCCCGTGATCGGGTTCTTCCCGCTCGTCCTCGTGATATTCGTGACCAGGATAGGCGGTCCCCTGGGGGTGGAGCTGGCCGCCGACTTCCTCGTCTTCGACGCCGTGGTGTGGAACATCTGGGTCGGGATATATC
Protein-coding regions in this window:
- the sucD gene encoding succinate--CoA ligase subunit alpha, with the protein product MPILVNSRTEVIVQGITGKEGSFHTRAMLAYGTKVVAGVTPGKGGTKFEGVPVYDSMRDAAREHPAADTSVIFVPARFASDALYEAVEAGMRNVVVITEHIPLHDELRAVNFARANGVHVVGPNCPGVIAPSQKVKVGIIPASVAAPGKIGIVSRSGTLTYEIANQLSKAGLGVSTAVGIGGDPIIGMSFVEVLAMFRDDPETKGVVIIGEIGGSMEEDAAKFIGSGGLGKPAVAYVAGRTAPPGKRMGHAGAIISMGVGTAESKVKAFQAASVPVADRPSDVTELMKKALSRA
- a CDS encoding ABC transporter ATP-binding protein, yielding MFDGVSVETHKNELVSIVGPSGVGKSTLLRVLGMFIKPARGRVLLHGEEITEPTPKISLIHQSIATFPWMTALENVKLALVGRGLSKEEMDEMAERALEVVGLRGFENLYPKEMSGGMRQRVAIARALAADPYVLLMDEPFVHLDELTAERLRREIYSMIFNEQTTLESVVLVSHNLNEVVELADRIYVMRGSPAKIVGEIMVELERPRNQYDPMFSEYVNKVYSMLSIGE